The following DNA comes from Salvia splendens isolate huo1 chromosome 17, SspV2, whole genome shotgun sequence.
ATGAATTGACCATTGCAATAAGAATCTATTTGTTGGATTACTTTCATTACTTTTTATAATCCTAGCATCTGTTTGAATGCTGCCAAGTGTACATAATTTCCATTTTGAGTAATGCAGTAGAAAGAAGGCCATCCTTACTATATTCGATCTTAACTTTTCTCGCTTAGCTTTCTGCTGTATGTCATCTGTGTTTTATTGCTCTGATGGCGTAATTATATGCATTGCTTGCATAGCCAACTTCATTTTTATTCCTTGTTATGAAGTTTCTGTTTCTAGGTGAATAAGGATTGAGGAACGGATCATATTCTAATAAAAGTTTCGCCTCATCAGTAATTTACCTTAGCaaatatttcttcattcattcTTTCTCCCTGATCTTCTGCCATGATTTATTTCTGAAGCATACTTCATTATTTTCACTTGTCTCATCAGTTAGTAACTGATTCTCACCAGTTAGCAACTGATGAAGATTGAAGGTTATCGTtgacatatttttttatgaattacATAGATGTAAGTTCCTTTTGAATACAACATGGTTGCTTGAGCAATTTATTCAACACTTGTTGGGTTTCCTTATTGATTTTGCACTTTGATATTGCATATACATGATGTTGTAAGGATTTTTAATTTCGTAGATTAGTGTCTAGGACTTTTTATCTTATTCTCATACACTGCTTACTTTTCAAATGGTATTAGGGCGGTGATGGATTTTTCAACGAAATTCTTAACGGTGTTCTCTTGTCAAGGCATAAAGCTCCATATCCACCAACTCCTTCAGATATAACGCCCCCTGCTGAGAGTGAATGCAATGTTACAAATCATAATGTTAACAGAACGCGCTCAGAGCACTGTGATCATAATGAAGATGGATCTCCTCTTCTGAGGGGTTCTGAGAACATTGGGCTTGAATCCCCTAATTTTGGTATGTGATCATGTCCAATGAAATAACTTTTTTCAAAATACACATGCTATGAGTTTGTGTCTGGATTTAGAGATCTGGGAAAGTTTTGGttaaagccattaaaagatacTTGAAGTTATCTATTTCCTCCACTGATTTATAGCTGTTGTATTTATATCTGCGATGTTCCTCTGTTAATTCTTCTCTTTTCATTTATGCAGGAAAAGATTCAGAGTCTCTGTTTCCAAATGAAATGTTCAGATTTGGGCTTATCCCTGCTGGATCTATTGATGCCATTGTTATTTGGTATATTCAGTTTTATATTCTGTCACATGATTCCTTTTCTCTGAGGCACATGGAAGTTGGTTTTATTGTCTCTCAAATAGtggatatggcggcgccatggcgctatggcatggcgttctgTGGTGGAAATGCTATAGGAACATggcgctgccatagcaccgccatttgacaacattgtgTGTGTACCTAAGGTAGACTCTAAACATGACATCAAAATTCTTGCAATTATGAAACTCGTTTCCCTGTATCTGAATATCAAGAACAAGGGATTCTAAAATCATGGGGTCTGTCAGATCAACAGAAAAGTTTGGGGAGCAATTGAAGTATACTGGGCCATTACAAATATTAGTTTGGACCATAGCTAAAATAGACGTTTGATATTTCTTCAGTCTTTTGTCTCTTAAAGCTAG
Coding sequences within:
- the LOC121774764 gene encoding ceramide kinase-like; its protein translation is MLSSITNRELNLYDGVVAVGGDGFFNEILNGVLLSRHKAPYPPTPSDITPPAESECNVTNHNVNRTRSEHCDHNEDGSPLLRGSENIGLESPNFGKDSESLFPNEMFRFGLIPAGSIDAIVIWYIQFYILSHDSFSLRHMEVGFIVSQIVDMAAPWRYGMAFCGGNAIGTWRCHSTAI